Proteins encoded within one genomic window of Canis lupus familiaris isolate Mischka breed German Shepherd chromosome 12, alternate assembly UU_Cfam_GSD_1.0, whole genome shotgun sequence:
- the RPP21 gene encoding ribonuclease P protein subunit p21 isoform X2 produces the protein MAETSLLEAGASAASTAAALENLQVEASCSVCLEYLKEPVIIECGHNFCKACITRWWEDLERDFPCPVCRKTSRYRSLRPNRQLGSMVEIAKQLQAVKRKIRDESLCPQHHEALSLFCYEDQEAVCLICAISHTHRAHTVVPLDDATQEYKEKLQKCLEPLEQKLQEITRCKSSEEKKPGELKRLVECRRQQILKEFEELHRRLDEEQQMLLSRLEEEEQDILQRLRENAAHLGDKRRDLAHLAAEVEGKCLQSGFEMLKDVKSTLEKCEKVKTMEVTSVSIELEKNFSNFPRQYFALRKILKQLIADVTLDPETAHPNLVLSEDRKSVKFVETRLRDLPDTPRRFTFYPCVLATEGFTSGRHYWEVEASGLVGRMLHHLLSGPQQIGSDR, from the exons ATGGCAGAGACAAGTCTGTTAGAGGCTGGGGCCTCTGCAGCCTCCACAGCTGCAGCTCTGGAGAACTTACAGGTGGAAGCGAGTTGCTCTGTGTGCCTGGAGTATCTGAAGGAGCCTGTCATCATTGAGTGTGGGCACAACTTCTGCAAAGCTTGTATCACTCGCTGGTGGGAGGACCTAGAGAGGGACTTTCCTTGTCCTGTCTGTCGAAAAACATCCCGCTACCGCAGTCTTCGGCCTAATCGACAACTAGGCAGTATGGTGGAAATTGCCAAGCAGCTCCAGGCTGTCAAGCGGAAGATCCGAGATGAgagcctctgcccccagcaccaTGAGGCCCTCAGCCTCTTTTGCTATGAGGATCAGGAGGCTGTATGTTTGATATGTGCAATTTCCCACACCCACCGGGCCCACACCGTCGTGCCACTGGATGATGCCACACAGGAGTACAAG gaaaaactgcagaagtGCCTGGAGCCCCTGGAGCAGAAGCTGCAGGAGATTACCCGCTGCAAGTCCTCTGAGGAGAAGAAGCCCGGAGAGCTCAAG aGACTAGTGGAGTGTCGCCGACAACAGATCTTAAAGGAATTTGAAGAGCTTCATAGGCGGCTGGATGAAGAGCAACAGATGTTGCTTTCACgactggaggaggaggaacaagACATCCTACAACGCCTCCGAGAAAATGCTGCTCATCTTGGAGACAAGCGCCGGGACCTGGCCCACTTGGCTGCTGAGGTGGAGGGCAAGTGCTTACAGTCGGGCTTCGAGATGCTTAAG GATGTCAAAAGTACCCTGGAAAA ATGTGAGAAGGTGAAGACCATGGAGGTGACTTCAGTGTCCATAGAGCTGGAAAAGAACTTCAGCAATTTCCCCCGACAGTACTTTGCCCTAAGGAAAATCCTTAAACAGCTAATTG CGGATGTGACCCTGGACCCAGAGACTGCTCACCCTAACCTAGTCCTGTCAGAAGATCGTAAGAGCGTCAAGTTTGTGGAAACAAGACTCCGGGATCTCCCTGACACACCACGGCGGTTCACCTTCTACCCTTGTGTCCTGGCTACTGAGGGCTTCACCTCAGGCCGACACTactgggaggtggag GCATCCGGGCTGGTCGGAAGAATGCTGCACCACTTACTATCAGGCCCCCAACAGATTGGGAGTGACAGGTAG
- the RPP21 gene encoding ribonuclease P protein subunit p21 isoform X1, producing MAETSLLEAGASAASTAAALENLQVEASCSVCLEYLKEPVIIECGHNFCKACITRWWEDLERDFPCPVCRKTSRYRSLRPNRQLGSMVEIAKQLQAVKRKIRDESLCPQHHEALSLFCYEDQEAVCLICAISHTHRAHTVVPLDDATQEYKEKLQKCLEPLEQKLQEITRCKSSEEKKPGELKRLVECRRQQILKEFEELHRRLDEEQQMLLSRLEEEEQDILQRLRENAAHLGDKRRDLAHLAAEVEGKCLQSGFEMLKDVKSTLEKCEKVKTMEVTSVSIELEKNFSNFPRQYFALRKILKQLIADVTLDPETAHPNLVLSEDRKSVKFVETRLRDLPDTPRRFTFYPCVLATEGFTSGRHYWEVEVGDKTHWAVGVCRDSVSRKGELTPLPETGYWRVRLWNGDKYAATTTPFTPLHIKVKPKRVGIFLDYEAGTLSFYNVTDRSHIYTFTDTFTEKLWPLFYPGIRAGRKNAAPLTIRPPTDWE from the exons ATGGCAGAGACAAGTCTGTTAGAGGCTGGGGCCTCTGCAGCCTCCACAGCTGCAGCTCTGGAGAACTTACAGGTGGAAGCGAGTTGCTCTGTGTGCCTGGAGTATCTGAAGGAGCCTGTCATCATTGAGTGTGGGCACAACTTCTGCAAAGCTTGTATCACTCGCTGGTGGGAGGACCTAGAGAGGGACTTTCCTTGTCCTGTCTGTCGAAAAACATCCCGCTACCGCAGTCTTCGGCCTAATCGACAACTAGGCAGTATGGTGGAAATTGCCAAGCAGCTCCAGGCTGTCAAGCGGAAGATCCGAGATGAgagcctctgcccccagcaccaTGAGGCCCTCAGCCTCTTTTGCTATGAGGATCAGGAGGCTGTATGTTTGATATGTGCAATTTCCCACACCCACCGGGCCCACACCGTCGTGCCACTGGATGATGCCACACAGGAGTACAAG gaaaaactgcagaagtGCCTGGAGCCCCTGGAGCAGAAGCTGCAGGAGATTACCCGCTGCAAGTCCTCTGAGGAGAAGAAGCCCGGAGAGCTCAAG aGACTAGTGGAGTGTCGCCGACAACAGATCTTAAAGGAATTTGAAGAGCTTCATAGGCGGCTGGATGAAGAGCAACAGATGTTGCTTTCACgactggaggaggaggaacaagACATCCTACAACGCCTCCGAGAAAATGCTGCTCATCTTGGAGACAAGCGCCGGGACCTGGCCCACTTGGCTGCTGAGGTGGAGGGCAAGTGCTTACAGTCGGGCTTCGAGATGCTTAAG GATGTCAAAAGTACCCTGGAAAA ATGTGAGAAGGTGAAGACCATGGAGGTGACTTCAGTGTCCATAGAGCTGGAAAAGAACTTCAGCAATTTCCCCCGACAGTACTTTGCCCTAAGGAAAATCCTTAAACAGCTAATTG CGGATGTGACCCTGGACCCAGAGACTGCTCACCCTAACCTAGTCCTGTCAGAAGATCGTAAGAGCGTCAAGTTTGTGGAAACAAGACTCCGGGATCTCCCTGACACACCACGGCGGTTCACCTTCTACCCTTGTGTCCTGGCTACTGAGGGCTTCACCTCAGGCCGACACTactgggaggtggaggtgggtgaTAAGACCCACTGGGCAGTGGGCGTGTGCCGGGACTCTGTGAGCCGAAAGGGCGAGCTGACTCCACTCCCTGAGACTGGCTACTGGCGGGTGCGGCTGTGGAATGGGGACAAATATGCAGCCACCACTACGCCTTTTACCCCTTTGCACATCAAGGTGAAACCCAAGAGGGTGGGCATATTCCTCGACTATGAGGCTGGCACGCTGTCTTTTTACAATGTCACAGACCGCTCTCATATCTACACTTTTACTGATACTTTTACTGAGAAACTTTGGCCCCTCTTCTATCCAGGCATCCGGGCTGGTCGGAAGAATGCTGCACCACTTACTATCAGGCCCCCAACAGATTGGGAGTGA
- the RPP21 gene encoding ribonuclease P protein subunit p21: MAGPVKDREAFQRLSFLYQAAHCVLAQDPNNQALARFYCHTERTIAKRLVLRRDPSVKRTLCRGCSSLLVPGLTCTQRQRRCRGQRWTVQTCLTCERSQRFLNDPDHLLWADRPEAQLGNQADLKPPQPLPNAAHPIPVHLPEEKVQPQSSSHH; encoded by the exons ATGGCTGGGCCGGTGAAGGACCGCGAGGCCTTCCAGAGGCTCAGCTTCTTGTACCAG GCCGCACACTGTGTCCTTGCGCAGGACCCTAACAACCAGGCGCTAGCGAGGTTTTACTGCCACACGGAGAGGACCATCGCCAAGCGGCTTGTCTTGCGGCG GGACCCCTCGGTGAAGAGGACCCTCTGTAGAGGCTGCTCTTCCCTCCTCGTCCCGGGCCTCACCTGCACCCAGCGCCAGAGAC GCTGTAGGGGACAGCGCTGGACAGTACAGACTTGCCTAACATGCGAGCGCAGCCAGCGTTTCCTCAATGATCCTGATCATCTGCTCTGGGCAGACCGGCCTGAGGCCCAGCTGGGGAACCAGGCAG ATCTCAAACCACCACAACCCCTACCAAATGCAGCCCACCCCATTCCAGTCCACCTCCCTGAGGAGAAAGTGCAGCCTCAGAGCTCCAGTCACCATTGA